The following coding sequences are from one Arachis hypogaea cultivar Tifrunner chromosome 7, arahy.Tifrunner.gnm2.J5K5, whole genome shotgun sequence window:
- the LOC112701997 gene encoding uncharacterized protein isoform X2, whose protein sequence is MFKVGIQGMQIMKPQRPKEIHLSKSIANGAKKVNGTATGICLQLGLVSREDNVEVEMANWGVENRTFTVKQPEVKALTRFSLLSTAEMIVSTIGDFVHHRSW, encoded by the exons GTTGGAATCCAAGGGATGCAGATCATGAAGCCGCAGAGACCGAAAGAGATTCATTTGTCAAAATCAATTGCAAATGGTGCTAAAAAAGTTAACGGTACTGCTACGGGAATTTGTCTTCAGCTGGGTTTGGTATCAAGGGAGGATAACGTTGAAGTTGAAATGGCTAATTGGGGAGTGGAAAATCGAACCTTCACTGTTAAGCAACCG GAAGTGAAGGCATTGACAAGATTTTCTCTCCTAAGCACAGCAGAGATGATAGTGTCCACAATAGGGGATTTTGTCCATCACCGAAGCTGGTAA
- the LOC112701997 gene encoding uncharacterized protein isoform X1, with amino-acid sequence MFKVGIQGMQIMKPQRPKEIHLSKSIANGAKKVNGTATGICLQLGLVSREDNVEVEMANWGVENRTFTVKQPIEVVLTSNEAQHLPFLCKSEVDFMGMQEVKALTRFSLLSTAEMIVSTIGDFVHHRSW; translated from the exons GTTGGAATCCAAGGGATGCAGATCATGAAGCCGCAGAGACCGAAAGAGATTCATTTGTCAAAATCAATTGCAAATGGTGCTAAAAAAGTTAACGGTACTGCTACGGGAATTTGTCTTCAGCTGGGTTTGGTATCAAGGGAGGATAACGTTGAAGTTGAAATGGCTAATTGGGGAGTGGAAAATCGAACCTTCACTGTTAAGCAACCG ATAGAGGTGGTTTTAACCAGTAATGAGGCTCAACACCTTCCTTTTCTGTGCAAATCTGAAGTTGATTTCATGGGCATGCAGGAAGTGAAGGCATTGACAAGATTTTCTCTCCTAAGCACAGCAGAGATGATAGTGTCCACAATAGGGGATTTTGTCCATCACCGAAGCTGGTAA